The Amycolatopsis endophytica genome includes the window CTGTACATTACCCCGGTCGGTGGAAGACGCGGCGGCCCACCCGAATGGCGGCGGCAGCGGCGCGCGGCGAGAGTTAAGAAGAATCCATGCGCCGCAGCCTGATCGTCCTCGTGATCGCCGCCTGCACCCTCCTCGCGTCGACCCTCACCGCGTCCGCCGCGCCCCGTTACCGGCACTACGTCGCCCTCGGCGACTCCTACACCGCCGGCCCGCTGATCCCCCTGCAACGACTGGACCCGGTGGGCTGCCTCCGCTCCACCGCCAACTACCCGTCGCTGCTGGCCCTCACGCTGCGAGTGGGCTCGTTCACCGACGTTTCGTGCAGCGGCGCCGACACCCACGACCTGGCGACGCCGCAGGACGTGATCCTCGGCCCGAACCCGCCGCAGCTGGACGCGCTGCGGCCGGACACGGACCTGGTCACGCTCGGCATCGGCGGCAACGACTACAGCGTCTTCGGCACGATCATCGGCACCTGCCCCGGACTGCGGGAATCCGACCCGGCGGGCAACCCGTGCGAGCGGCACTTCACGGTCGACGGCGTGGACACGATCAAGGCCCGGCTGCCGCTGACGCAGGCCAACGTCACCGCCGTGCTGGGCGAGATCCACGACCGGGCGCCGGACGCGGACGTGCTCGTGATCGGCTACCCGCGCATCGCCCCGCCGCGGGGAACGTGCCCGGACGTGCTGCCCTTCGCCGACGGCGACTACCCGTGGCTCAACAGCGTCGAAGAGGAACTGAACTCGGCACTGGCGAAGGCGGTCGCCGACGACGGTGACGCGTCCTATGTGGACACCTTCGGCCCGTCACTCGGACACGACGCGTGCGCGCCCGCCGGTCAGGCGTGGATCAACGGCAAGGACCTGAAGCCCTGGGCCGCGAACTACCACCCGTTGTTCCGCGGAATGCAGGGCGTCGCGGCGACGACCTACGCCCAGCTCCGCGTCACCTCCTGACGCCGCACCGACTCCCCCGATGTGGCATGGGGGAACCGTCAGGCGATGGAGCGGCGCCGGGTGTCGTGCGGCAGCTGCCAGACCATGGACACCGTGGTGCCCTCGTTGCTCGCGGTGACCTCGACGTGCCCGGCCAGCCCGCGGATGAGCCGCAGACCCCGCCCGTCGGCCATGGTGCGTCCCGGTGGGGGCGGCTTCCACCGGCCGCGGTCGATGACCGTCACCGCGATCAGGTCGTGGTCGCGGCTCGCGTGCAGCTCGACCGGACCGTCCGCGCCCGCCGGGTAAGCGTGCGTCACCGAGTTCGTCAGCGCCTCGTAGCCGGCCAGCCCGATGGCGTGCGCGAGGTGCCCAGGGAGGTCGAGGTCCTGCGCCCAGCGCACCAGCTCGTACCGCAACGCGGTGATGTCGCGCGGCGAGGCGGGCCAGCGGCAGTGCAGGCTGGTCTCGGTGAGCCCTGGCCTGGGCGTCGTGTCCATCGACTTTCCCCACTCGCGGGAGTACAGGTCTGCTCATCTTCACACCGTGGCGTGAACGGGTGAAAGGGACCTTGGACCCCAGTGGGTCCCCTGCCACGCAACCCGGTGGCCTTCCCGGAACTACCTTGATATGCTTCGAGTGCGGGTCGATGAGGTAGGATGAGGAACAAATGGCGCAGGAGCTGTACACGGTCGAGCAGGTGGCCCAGCGGCTGGGGCTGCACGTCCGCACCGTGCGGAACTACGTACGGGACGGGCGGCTCAACGCCGTCCGGATCGGCAAGCAGTACCGCATCGCGCGGGAAGACCTGGACGCCTTCACCGGACGGCCGGCGGAGAGCCCGTCCACCGAACGGCGGGTGGAGGTGTCCAGCATCGTGCAGATCGAGGGGGTCGACCAGTCGGCTGCCGATCGCATCGCGTCGGTGCTCCGGGGAGTGGCGGATCCCCGGCCCGGCGAGCCACCGATGCGCATCGACACCGTGTTCGACGCCGGGCGGAGATCGATGAAGGTCGTCGTGCTGGCCGACCTGACGTCGAGCACCCAGGTGCTGCGGCTGGTGTCGTCACTGGCCGAGGAGTGAGATGACTGACGCGGCTACCCGCGTGCCTGACCGTCCAGCGTTCATCGGGTGATGAGCACCGAGCGCGGCGATGTCCGGCCGCCCAGCGGCAACGCGGACGAGAAGACGACCCCGGTGACCTTCCTGGCCTACCTGCGCGAGGCCATCGCCGCGAAGGTGCAGGGGGTGTCCGACGAGGCCGCCCGCTTCGCCGGCGTCCCGTCCGGCACCAGTCTGCTACGGCTCCTGAAGCACCTGATCGCGGTCGAGCACAACTGGTTCGTCTGGGCCTACCACGGCGACGGCTCCCTCATGGACGACAACGCCTTTCCCGCCGGCACCGACACCGCCGCGTCACTTCTCACCGAGTACCGCGAGACTATCCGGCGCTGCGACCGGATCATCGCCACCTGCCACGACCTCGACCGCCCCGGCGCGCGGCCCCTCCGCGAAACGGAGCCCCCGTCGATGCGCTGGCTGCTCGTCCACATGATCGGGGAAACCGCCCGGCACGCGGGCCACGCCGACATCCTGCGCGAACAGATCGACGGCTCCACCGGGCGCTGACCACCCACGGTGCCCCGGTGGGCCGATCGCTCCGCCCTTCGCGAAAGCGGTGCAACCGGCGGGGGAACGGGAGCACCATGGCGCAATGGATTTCGTCTTCCTGCACGGCACCACCCAGTCCCCGGCGGACTGGGACCGCCTCACCGCGCTCCTCGCCGCTCGTGGTCACCGGACCCACGCCACCGACCTGCCGACGAACCACCCCGAATGGGGCGCGGCCGACTACGTGGAGGGTTTCCCGGGGCAGATCCCCGTGGACTTCGACAGGCCGGTCGTGGTCGCGCATTCCGGCGCCGGTCTGCTGCTCCCGGCCGTCGCCGCCGCGCTGGAGATCCGCCACCTCGTCTGGATCGGCGCGGCGGTGCCGGACGTCGCCGGTGGCAGGAGCTTCGTGCAGGACCTCGTCGCGGGAGACGTGGTCGACAACGAGTGGCGGCTGGCGAGGGCCGAACCCTCCGTCCCGGCTGGATGCGCCACGCAGCCCGCGAACGCCTCGGCACCGAACCGGTCGAGATCGGAGCCGGACACTGCCCACACGTCTCGCGACCGGACACCATCGCCGACATCCTCGACCGGATCACCTAGCCACCACCGGCGAGAGCACACGGGCCGTCCGCGGGAAACCCGCGGACGGCCCCGCGAAACTCACGCCGCGGGCAACGAACCCAGCCGCGCGGTCAGGCGCTCGATATCCGCCGCCGCGGCATCACGCCGCACCTTGATCTTGTCCACGACCGCTGCCGGCGCCTTGTCCAGGAACGCCTGGTTCCCGAGCTTGCCCTCGGTCTGCTTCAGCTCCTTCTGGGCCGCCGTCAGGTCCTTCTCCAGCCGCTTCCGCTCGGCTGCCACGTCGACCGCGCCGGAGAGGTCCAGTTCGACGTGCACGGTGCCGCCGGACAGGCTCACTTCGAGCGAAGCCGAGGCGGTGAAGCCGTCCTCCGGGGCGGTCAGCCGCGCCAGCGCGCGAACCTCCTCGTCGTGGCCGGACACCTCGGTGAAGCCGTCACCGCCCACCCGCGCCGCGACGCGCTGTCCCGGTTTGAGGCCCTGGTCCGACCGGAACCGGCGGATCTCGGTGATGAGCTTCTGCACGTCGGCGATCCGGGCGTCCGCCGCCGCGTCCACGTACGAAGCGTCCGGCTTCGGCCAGGGCGCGATCACGATCGACTCACCACCGGTCAGCGCCCGCCACAGCTTCTCGGTGATGAACGGGATCACCGGGTGCAAAAGCCGCAGCACCGTGTCGAACACGTGCCCCAGCACCGCGCGGGTGCTCTCCGCCCTGCCGCCGGCGATCTGGACCTTCGCCAGCTCCAGGTACCAGTCGCACAGCTCGTCCCAGGTGAAGTGGTAGAGCCGGTCGGTGGCCTTGGCGAACTGGAAGTCCTCCAGCAGCTCGTCCACTTCGGACAGCGTGGTGGCGAGGCGGCCGAGGATCCAGCGGTCGGCCTCGGTCAGCTCGGCGGCGGGCGGCACCGGTGTCGCCACCGTCGCGCCGTTCATCAGCGCGAACTTGGTGGCGTTCCACAGTTTCGTGCAGAAGTTGCGCGAACCGGCGGCCCACTCCTCGGCCACCGCCATGTCCGATCCGGGGTTCGCGCCGCGCGCGAGGGTGAAGCGGGTGGCGTCCGCGCCGTAGCTGTCCATCCAGTCCAGCGGGTCGATGCCGTTGCCACGCGACTTCGACATCTTCTTGCCGAACTGGTCGCGGATCAGGCCGTGCAGGTAGACGTGGTCGAACGGCTGGACACCGTCACCGCCGTACAGGCCGAACATCATCATCCTGGCGACCCAGAAGAAGAGGATGTCGTAGCCGGTGGACAGCACGCTGGTCGGGTAGAACTTCGCCAGCTCCGGCGTCCGCTCCGGCCAGCCCAGCGTCGACAGCGGCCACAGGCCCGACGAGAACCAGGTGTCCAGGACGTCCGGGTCCTGCGTCCAGCCCGCACCGGACGGCGGCTGCTCGTCCGGCCCGACGCACACGGTCTCACCGTCCGGGCCGTACCAGACCGGGATGCGGTGCCCCCACCACAACTGGCGCGAGATCGTCCAGTCGTGCATGTTGTCGACCCAGTCGAAGTAGCGCTTCTCCAGCTCCGGCGGGTGGATCTTGGTGCGGCCGTCGCGGACCGCGTCACCGGCCGCGCGGGCCAGCGGCTCGACCTTGACCCACCACTGCAGCGACAGCCGCGGCTCCACGACCGTGTCACACCGCGAACAGTGCCCGACCGCGTGCAGGTACGGGCGCTTCTCCGCGACGATCCGGCCCTGCTCCCGCAGCGCGGCGACGATCGCAGGACGCGCCTCGAACCGGTCGAGCCCCTGGAACGGCCCGGCCGCGGTGATCGTGGCGCGCTCGTCCATGATCGTCGGCATCGGCAGGTTGTGCCGGCGGCCGATCTCGAAGTCGTTCGGATCGTGCGCCGGGGTCACCTTGACCGCGCCGGTGCCGAACTCGGGGTCGACGTGCTCGTCGGCGATCACCGGGATGCGGCGGCCGGTCAGCGGCAGCTCGACCTCGGTGCCGACCAGGTGCCGGTAGCGCTCGTCGTCCGGGTGCACGGCGACCGCGGTGTCGCCCAGCATCGTCTCGGCACGCGTGGTGGCCACGACGATCGAGTTCTCGCCGTCGCCATACCGGATCGAGACGAGTTCGCCCTCGTCCTCGGAGTGGTCGACCTCGATGTCCGACAGCGCCGTCATGCAGCGCGGGCACCAGTTGATGATGCGCTCGGCGCGGTAGATCAGGCCCTCGTCGAACAGGCGCTTGAAGATCGTCTGGACGGCCTTGGACAGGCCCTCGTCCATCGTGAAGCGCTCACGCGACCAGTCGACGCCGTCGCCGAGGCGGCGCATCTGGCCGAGGATGCGGCCGCCGTACTCGGCCTTCCACTCCCAGACCCGCTCGACGAACTTCTCGCGGCCCAGGTCGTGGCGCGACAGGCCGGACTTGGCCAGCTCGCGCTCCACCGCGTTCTGGGTCGCGATGCCGGCGTGGTCCATGCCCGGCAGCCAGAGGACCTCGTAGCCCTGCATGCGGCGGCGGCGGGTCATCACGTCCATCAACGTGTGGTTGAGCGCGTGACCCATGTGCAGGCTGCCGTTCACGTTCGGCGGCGGCAGCACGATGGTGAACGGAGGCTTGTCCGACGCGGCGTCGGCCGTGAAGTAGCCCGCGTCTACCCACCGCTGGTAGAGGGCGGCTTCTTCCTCGGCCGGGTTCCACGCGGCCGGGAGGGCGGACTGCTGGTCAAGGGCGTTCTCCGTCACAACCGGTAAGTGTACGAACCGGCCGATCGGCGCTGCATCCGCAGTACCCCGCGGCCCGGAATGATCCGGGGCACACGCCGTAACGATCTTCCGCTTCCGGCGACATGGGAGCGAGATCGAAGCGGCAGGCGGGTCCGAAGTGGACGAGCCCAGACCTGGAGCGAGCCGGTCGGCGGCCTGGCCGTCCCGCCCGCGGCCCGCCCCGGATCACCGGCACGATCACGGCGGCGGGGGGACGCGACGCCTCGCCCCTGGCGCTCCACGCCACCTGCTCGGTCGCCTACGCGTTCGCTCCGGGCAGCCATGCCCGACCCTGAGGCCGGGCGACATCGACGCCTTCCTCCGGTACGAGGTCGTCCGGGGTACTTCCGTCTACAGCGAACCGAACCCGGGCATCGACGACACCGGAGGCTTCGACGAGGCGGCCACGGACGACGTCACCGAGCCGATGCCCGGGTTCACCGGCAGTTGCGAGTGAGTTCGACAGGCTGAACTCAACAGCCTAGGCTGTCTAAATGACCCGCGTACCGAACGATGTCGCACGCCTCGCCGGTGCGCTGCGCGGCGTCGTCGGCCAGTTGCATCGCCGCCTGCGGCAGGTCGACAACGCCGAGGTGCTGACCCCGTCGCAGTCGGCTGTGCTCGCGCGGCTGCACCGGGACGGGCCTGCCACCCAGGCGCAGCTCGCGGCGGCCGAGCACGTGCGCCAGCAGTCGATGGCGGCCACGCTCGGCGCCCTCGACGAGCTGGGGTACCTCAGCCGCACCCGCGATCCGGGCGACGGCCGCCGCGTGGTCATCACCCTCTCCGACCTGGGTGAGAAGACCGTGCGCGGCGTGCACCAGCACCGGGAGGAATGGCTGGCCACGGCGCTCGTCGACGGCCTGACCCCCGAGGAGCACCGGAGACTCGACGAAGTGCTGCCCCTGCTGCGGAAGCTGGCACAGCGATGAGGAAGTGGTGACGACGGTTCAGCGCACGAGCACGCGATCTCCGGCCGCATACCCGCCGCGCATGGTGCTCCCCCTGGTGGCCAGCGCGGTGCTGAACCCCATCAACTCGACCCTGATCGCCGTGGCGCTGGTGCCGATCGGCGAGGCGTTCGGCGCCTGTCCGGGCGCGACGGCGTGGCTGATCACGTCGCTGTACCTGGCCACCGCCGTCGGGCAACCGGTGGTCGGCCTGTTCGTCGACCGCTTCGGCGCGCGGCGCGTGCTGATCGCCGGTGCGGTGATCGTGCTGGTCGCGGGTATCGGCGGGCTGCTCGCGTTCTCGCTGGGCTGGCTGATCGCGGTCCGGGTCGTGCTCGGGATCGGCACGTGCGCGGGCTTTCCCGCGGCGATGGCCGTGCTGCGCAAGCGCGCGGACGCCATCGGCGGCGGGGTGCCGAGCCGGGTCCTGTCGGTGCTCGCGATGTCTTCGCAGACCGTCATGGTGATCGGCCCGACGCTGGGTGGCGCGCTGATCGGCCTGGCGGGCTGGCCGGCGATCTTCGCCGTCAACATCCCGCTCGCGGCCGTCGCGCTGGTGCTCGCGCTTGTCTGGGTGCCGAAGGACCCGGTGCACACCGGCCCGCGGGAGCCGGTCGACGTCGCCGGGATCGCCCTGTTCTCCACGACGCTGCTCGCGGTGCTGCTGTACGTGATGGCGCCCGCCGTGTCCGACCTGTACCTGCTCGGGCTGGCCCTGGTGCTCGGCTGGCTCTTCGTCCGGGTCGAGCTGCGGGCCCGCCGACCGTTCGTCGACCTGCGGATGCTCGCCGGTAACGGCCCGCTGCTGCGCACCTACCTGCGGCAGGCGCTGGCGTTCCTCATCGTCTACTCGATCATGTTCGGTTACGTCCAGTGGCTGGAGTCCGCGCGCGGGCTCAGCGAGTCGGCGGCGGGCGCGCTGCTGACGCCGATGTCGGTGGTCGCCGTGCTGGCGGCGGCTTCGGCGGGCAAGCCGACGCGGCTCAAGGGCCGCCTGGTCGTCAACTCGCTGGCGCTGCTCGCCGGGTCGGTGCTGCTGCTGTTCGTCGGGGACGGCACGTGGATCGGGGCGCTGGTCGTGCTCGCCGCGGTCTTCGGGCTGGGCCAGGGGCTGACCAGTGTGACCAACCAGACCGTCCTCTACGAGCAGACCCCGCCGGAGGTGATCGGCACCGCCAGCGGCCTGTTCCGCACCGCCCAGTACCTCGGCGCGATCGGCTCGTCGACGCTGATCGCGCTGTGCTTCGGCGACCGGGCCGGCTCGCTTGGCCTGCACGAGCTGGCGGCGGCGCTGATCGTGATCGGCGCCGTGCTGTTCACGCTGACAGTGGCCGACCGGCAACTCGGTACTCGCGCGAAAGCGGCCGCTGACGCAAGATAGTGGACGTGACACGCAACGCCCCTCGCGCCGACATCGACGAAGCCGCACTCGAAGTGCACAAGCCCAAGGAGTGGGCGGCAGGAATTCCCGGGGTGGCGGTGTCACTCCTGCGCGGCGTCGAACAGATGGGCACCGGCCGCACCGTGAAGACGCTGCGCCTGCTCAACCAGCGTGAGGGGTTCGACTGCCCCGGCTGCGCCTGGCCGGAGCCGCGCGCGGAGGACGGCGAGCACCGCAAGCTCGCCGAGTTCTGCGAGAACGGCGCGAAGGCCGTGGCCGAGGAAGCCACGAAACGGCGCGTCGGCCCGGAGTTCTTCGCCCGGCACTCCGTCGAGGAGCTGCACGGCCGCACCGACTTCTGGCTCGGGCAGCAGGGCAGGCTCACCGAGCCGATGGTGCTGCGTGAGGGCGGCACGCACTACGAACCGATCACCTGGGACAGCGCTTTCCAGCTGATCGCGGGCAAGCTCAAGGCGCTGGACAGCCCGGACGAGGCGGTCTTCTACACCTCCGGCCGCACCAGCAACGAGGCCGCGTTCCTCTACCAGCTGCTGGTGCGCTCGTTCGGCACCAACAACCTGCCGGACTGCAGCAACATGTGCCACGAGTCCTCCGGCGCCGCGTTGTCGGAGTCCTACGGGATCGGCAAGGGGTCGGTGAGCCTGGCCGACATCCACCACGCGGACCTGATCGTGGTCGTCGGCCAGAATCCGGGCACGAACCACCCGCGCATGCTGTCCGCGCTGGAAGAGGCGAAGGGCCGCGGCGCGAAGGTGATCGCGGTGAACCCGTTGCCGGAGGCCGGGTTGATGCGGTTCAAGAACCCGCAGAACCCGCGTGGCGTGGTCGGCAAGGGCACGCCACTGGCGGACGAGTTCGCGCAGATCCGTCTCGGCGGCGACCTGGCGTTGTTCCAGGCGATCGGGCACCTGCTGCTCTCGTGGGAGGAGGACGCGCCGGGCACGATCGTGGACCGGGCGTTCGTCGACTCCTCCACGCACGGCTTCGACGACTGGGCGAAGAGCCTGCAGGAGATCGACTGGTCCGCGATCGGCGAGGCCACCGGCCTGGACCGCGAGCAGATCGAACGGATCGCGCGGATGATCGCCACGTCCGAGCGGACGGTCTACTGCTGGGCCATGGGGATCACGCAGCACCGGCACGCGGTCGCGACCATCCAGGAAATCTCCAACCTCGCGTTCGCGCGCGGCATGATCGGCAAGCCGGGGGCCGGCCTGTGCCCGGTGCGCGGGCATTCGAACGTGCAGGGCGACCGGACGATGGGCGTCTGGGAGAAGATGCCCGAGACGTTCCTGGGGCGGCTGGAAGACGAGTTCGGCATCCCCGTGCCGCGGAAGCACGGGTTCGACACGGTCGACGCGATCCGCGCGATGCGGGACGGCCGGGGCAGGGTTTTCCTCGGCATGGGCGGCAACTTCGCCGCCGCCACACCGGATTCGGAACTGACCGAGCGGGCGTTGCGGTCGTGCGAGCTGACCGTGCACGTGTCCACGAAGCTGAACCGGTCGCACGTGGTGCCGGGGAAGATCGCGCTGATCCTGCCGACGCTGGGCCGCACGGAGCGCGACACGCAGGCCGCGGGCGAGCAGTTCGTGACGGTCGAGGATTCGATGTCGTGCGTGCACGTCTCACGCGGGCGGTTGAAGCCGGCGAGCGCGGAGCTGCTGTCCGAGGTGGCCATCATCTGCCGCCTCGCCGCCGAGTTGTTCGGCGACGACCACGCCGTGCCGTGGCGCGACTTCGAGGGTGACTACGACCGGATCCGCGACCGGATCGCGCGGGTCGTGCCCGGTTGCGAAGACTACAACGCGAAGGTGCGCCGGCCGGACGGTTTCGTCCTGCCCCACCCGCCGCGCGATTCCCGGTCGTTCGTGACCTCGACCGGCAAGGCGAACTTCACGACCAGCGACCTGGAGTTCCCGCGTGTTCCGGCGGGACGGCTGCTGCTGCAGACGCTGCGCAGCCACGACCAGTACAACACCACGATCTACGGCCTGTCCGACAGGTATCGCGGCATCGAGGACGCCCGCCGGGTCGTGCTGGTGAACCCGGAGGACGTCGCGGCGCTGGGCTTCACGGACGGTCAGCTGGTCGACCTGGTCTCGGAGTGGGAGGACGGCAGCGAGCGCCGGGCGGACCACTTCCGCATCGTGGCCTACCCGACGGCGCACGGTTGCGCCGCGGCGTACTTCCCCGAAGCCAACGCCCTGGTACCGCTGGACTCGGTCGCCAAGAAGTCCAACACACCGGTCTCGAAGGCGATCGTGGTCCGCCTGGAACCGGCGAGCGCCAGCGAGCCGGAGTAACACCCGAAGCTGGGTGGTCATCCCGGAGCCAGCCCGTCCGGCGAGGACAATCCCTTGATCTTTGAACCCGCGCGTGGGGCAGGCGGCCGCTGGGCGCGCCGCCGTCGAGTAGTCGGTCACCACAGACCGCCCCCGCCCCTCCTCGCGGATGGTTTCGGGCTTGGGATGAGGGGCGGGGGAGGTCTGGGCCGGTCGGGTGTGGGCTTGCGTTGCCGGGCGGCGGTCCGTTCGTCCTTAGAGAACCGTGTTGCCGTACATCTCGCCGAGCGGGTCGGCGATCAGCTCGATGCGGGCACCGTCGGGGTCGCGGAAGTAGACCGAGACGTCGCTGTGCACCGCGTGCTCGACGTCGGCCTCCTCCAGCTTCGTGACGAGCCTTCGCCACCTCTCCGGATCGACCGAGATGGCGATGTGGTGCAGGCCGCCGAGCACCTCGGCGTAGGGGCCGACGTCCAGGCCCGGGAAGTCGAAGAACGCCAGGAGGTTGCCGTTGCCGATGTCGAAGAAGAAGTGCGACGAACCGGGGTAGTCGCGGTTCTCGATCAGCTCGGTGAGCGGGAACTCCAGCAGGTCCTGGTAGAAGCGGACGGTGCGCTCCACGTCGCTGCTGACGAGCGCGGTGTGGTGCAGTCCGCGCGCGGACGACGGTGGCCGCTGCCCGGCGGGTTTGAGGTGCGTGTCGCGGATGCGGTCCCGCTCCCGGCGGACCGCGTCGAGGTCGACGGAGGTCATGGCTGGCGTTCCTTTCCCAGGGTGGGCCCGGCATACCCGCCGGGCACCACCGCTATCCGTGTCAGGCGGCCTTGATCGCGGAGATCTCGAACTCGAGGGTGACCTTCTCGCTCACCAGGACACCACCGGTCTCCAGCGCCGCGTTCCAGGTGACGCCGAAGTCCTTGCGGTTGATGGTCGTCGAACCCTCGAAGCCGATCCGGGTGTTGCCGAACGGGTCCTGGGCGGTGCCCTCGAACTCGAACGGGACGGTGACGGACTTGGTCACGCCCTTGACCGTCAGGTCACCGGTCACGTCGAAGCTGCTGTCGCCGGTCTGGGCGATCGACGTGGACACGAAGGTGATCTCCGGGTGCTCGTCCATCGCCAGGAAGTCGTTGCTGCGCAGGTGCGCGTCGCGGTCGGCGTTGCGGGTGTCGATGCTGTTCGCGGCGATCTTGACCGACACCGACGAGTTCGCCGGGTTCCCGCCGTCGATCTTCGCGCTGCCGGAGAACTCGTTGAACGACCCGCGCACCTTGGTCACCATCGCGTGCCGGGCGTGGAAACCGATCCGGGTGTGGGTCGGGTCCAGGGTGTATTCACCGGTCAGCTGTGCGAACGTGGCCGAAGTGGTCATGAGGTCCTCCCCTGTGGTTGATATGTCGTCGTCACCGTGGCACAACTTAGATGACGCGTCAACTATTCCCGTATACTCGATGCCATGACCCGGTGGCTCGATGATGGCGAACAGCAGGCGTGGCGTGCGTACGTGAAGATGCAGAGTCACCTGAACGCGGCAGTGGGCCGCCGCATGCAGGCCGATTCGCAGCTGTCCCTGCCGGACTTCGAGGTACTGGTCCAGCTCACCGACACCGCCGAGGGCCGGGTCCGGGTGTTCGAGCTGGCGCGGGCGCTGGACTGGGAGAAGAGCAGGCTGTCACACCACCTGCGGCGCATGCAGAAGCGCGGCTTGGTGTCACGCGAGGAGTGCCCGGACGACGCCCGGGGCGCCTTCATCGTGCTGACGGCGGAGGGCCGGAAAGCGATCGAGCAGGCCGCGCCGCACCACGTGGAGACCGTGCGGAAGCTGGTGTTCGACGTGCTGACGCGTGAGCAGGTGGACGCCCTCCAGGCGATTTCCGAGCAGATCCTGCGCGCGGTCCGCCCGGAGGACTGCCCTCAGGACCGCAGGTAGGACGCCCCGTTGAGGTCGAGGATCGCGCCCGAGGCCCACTCGGCCTCACCCGAGGCCAGGTAGACCACGGCCGCGGCGATCTCCCCCGGCTCCGCGACCCGGCCGAGCGGTGACTGGGCACGCAGCGCGTCGCCCCGCTCCCCGGTCAGCCAGTCCGCCACCCGTTCGGTCGCGATGAACCCGGGTGCGACGGAGCTGACCGCGATGCCGTGCGGCGCCAGGTGCACCGCGAGCGACTGGCCCATCGAGTGCAGCGCGGCCTTCGTCGCACCGTAGGCGGGGTGGTCCGGCTCACCGCGGAAGGCGCCGCGCGAGCCGACGTTGACCACGCGTCCGGCGGCGCCACGGGCGATCATGTGCCGGGCGACGCAGAACGTGAGATCGGCCGCGCCGAGCAGGTTGACCTCGACCGACTGCCGCCACACCGCCTGCCAGTGCTCGAAGCTGGTGTCCGCGAGCGGGTGCGCGGTGTCGGCGGTCGTCACCACGGCCGCGTTGTTGACCAGGACGTCGACGCCGCCCAGGGCTTCCTCAGCGGCGTCGGCGATCCGCTGGGCCTCGCGAATGTCGCCCTGGACCAACGTGTGACCCTCGCCCGGTAACCCGGCCAGCGTGGCCTCCGCGTCGGCGCGGTTGCTGTTGAAGTGCACCGCGACCCGGTCGCCACGACCCGCGAAGGCCGTCGCGACCGCGCGGCCCAGCCCGGACGCGGCGCCGGTGACGAGAACTCCGCGGCTCACTTGGCGAACAGCTGCGACTCGTCGCGGAACGCCTTGAACTCCAGCGCGTTGCCCGCCGGGTCGTGCAGGAACATCGTCCACTGCTCACCCTTCTCCCCCGCGAACCGCTGGTAGGGCTCGATGACGAACTTCGTGTCCGCGGCCTTGAGCCGTCCGGCCAGCTCGTGGAAGCCGTCGACGGTCAGGACCAGGCCGAAGTGCGGGACCGGCACGTCGTGGCCGTCGACCGGGTTGCGGCCCGCCTCGCTGCGCGCGCCCTCGACGACGTGGGTGACCACCTGGTGGCCGTGGAAGTTCCAGTCGACCCATGTGGTGTCGGACCGTCCCTCGGACAGGCCGAGCACCCCGCCGTAGAAGTCCCGGGCGCGGCCGAGGTCGTCGACCGGGATCGCGAGGTGGAACGCGGGGCGGGTCATGGGGCCTCCTCTGTTCGTCGTCTCGGGCCAGCTTGACCCGGCCAATGTCGGAATGTCAACATTCGAACATGCAACCCGCCCGTCGGCGCGGACTGGCCGAGGAGGCCGCCGACCGCATCCGCGACGAGATCCTCACCGGCCGCTTCGCACCCGGCAGCGCGCTGCGGGAGGTCGAGCTGGCCGCATCACTGCAGGTCAGCCGCGG containing:
- a CDS encoding MFS transporter; protein product: MVLPLVASAVLNPINSTLIAVALVPIGEAFGACPGATAWLITSLYLATAVGQPVVGLFVDRFGARRVLIAGAVIVLVAGIGGLLAFSLGWLIAVRVVLGIGTCAGFPAAMAVLRKRADAIGGGVPSRVLSVLAMSSQTVMVIGPTLGGALIGLAGWPAIFAVNIPLAAVALVLALVWVPKDPVHTGPREPVDVAGIALFSTTLLAVLLYVMAPAVSDLYLLGLALVLGWLFVRVELRARRPFVDLRMLAGNGPLLRTYLRQALAFLIVYSIMFGYVQWLESARGLSESAAGALLTPMSVVAVLAAASAGKPTRLKGRLVVNSLALLAGSVLLLFVGDGTWIGALVVLAAVFGLGQGLTSVTNQTVLYEQTPPEVIGTASGLFRTAQYLGAIGSSTLIALCFGDRAGSLGLHELAAALIVIGAVLFTLTVADRQLGTRAKAAADAR
- a CDS encoding SDR family NAD(P)-dependent oxidoreductase, with amino-acid sequence MSRGVLVTGAASGLGRAVATAFAGRGDRVAVHFNSNRADAEATLAGLPGEGHTLVQGDIREAQRIADAAEEALGGVDVLVNNAAVVTTADTAHPLADTSFEHWQAVWRQSVEVNLLGAADLTFCVARHMIARGAAGRVVNVGSRGAFRGEPDHPAYGATKAALHSMGQSLAVHLAPHGIAVSSVAPGFIATERVADWLTGERGDALRAQSPLGRVAEPGEIAAAVVYLASGEAEWASGAILDLNGASYLRS
- a CDS encoding MarR family winged helix-turn-helix transcriptional regulator, translated to MTRWLDDGEQQAWRAYVKMQSHLNAAVGRRMQADSQLSLPDFEVLVQLTDTAEGRVRVFELARALDWEKSRLSHHLRRMQKRGLVSREECPDDARGAFIVLTAEGRKAIEQAAPHHVETVRKLVFDVLTREQVDALQAISEQILRAVRPEDCPQDRR
- a CDS encoding FdhF/YdeP family oxidoreductase, with protein sequence MTRNAPRADIDEAALEVHKPKEWAAGIPGVAVSLLRGVEQMGTGRTVKTLRLLNQREGFDCPGCAWPEPRAEDGEHRKLAEFCENGAKAVAEEATKRRVGPEFFARHSVEELHGRTDFWLGQQGRLTEPMVLREGGTHYEPITWDSAFQLIAGKLKALDSPDEAVFYTSGRTSNEAAFLYQLLVRSFGTNNLPDCSNMCHESSGAALSESYGIGKGSVSLADIHHADLIVVVGQNPGTNHPRMLSALEEAKGRGAKVIAVNPLPEAGLMRFKNPQNPRGVVGKGTPLADEFAQIRLGGDLALFQAIGHLLLSWEEDAPGTIVDRAFVDSSTHGFDDWAKSLQEIDWSAIGEATGLDREQIERIARMIATSERTVYCWAMGITQHRHAVATIQEISNLAFARGMIGKPGAGLCPVRGHSNVQGDRTMGVWEKMPETFLGRLEDEFGIPVPRKHGFDTVDAIRAMRDGRGRVFLGMGGNFAAATPDSELTERALRSCELTVHVSTKLNRSHVVPGKIALILPTLGRTERDTQAAGEQFVTVEDSMSCVHVSRGRLKPASAELLSEVAIICRLAAELFGDDHAVPWRDFEGDYDRIRDRIARVVPGCEDYNAKVRRPDGFVLPHPPRDSRSFVTSTGKANFTTSDLEFPRVPAGRLLLQTLRSHDQYNTTIYGLSDRYRGIEDARRVVLVNPEDVAALGFTDGQLVDLVSEWEDGSERRADHFRIVAYPTAHGCAAAYFPEANALVPLDSVAKKSNTPVSKAIVVRLEPASASEPE
- a CDS encoding YceI family protein, with translation MTTSATFAQLTGEYTLDPTHTRIGFHARHAMVTKVRGSFNEFSGSAKIDGGNPANSSVSVKIAANSIDTRNADRDAHLRSNDFLAMDEHPEITFVSTSIAQTGDSSFDVTGDLTVKGVTKSVTVPFEFEGTAQDPFGNTRIGFEGSTTINRKDFGVTWNAALETGGVLVSEKVTLEFEISAIKAA
- a CDS encoding VOC family protein, whose translation is MTSVDLDAVRRERDRIRDTHLKPAGQRPPSSARGLHHTALVSSDVERTVRFYQDLLEFPLTELIENRDYPGSSHFFFDIGNGNLLAFFDFPGLDVGPYAEVLGGLHHIAISVDPERWRRLVTKLEEADVEHAVHSDVSVYFRDPDGARIELIADPLGEMYGNTVL